Proteins co-encoded in one Quercus robur chromosome 8, dhQueRobu3.1, whole genome shotgun sequence genomic window:
- the LOC126694700 gene encoding receptor-like protein 7 isoform X1 has product MGFCCLTFKYQLFFFFCLLSLLFPSSFSSSFSSNPQCSALLQFSNSLSLRRSASPPFDTTDLSSFFYDSDYRSNMKMCDNSYPKTASWKEDKDCCSWDGVECDNATRHVIGLDLSCSWLSGSIHSNSSLFLLRHLRSLNLAGNFFYHSLFSSEFGSFKTLTHLNLSLSSFSGKIPYEISQLSSLVSLDLSYNYPLIIETPVWKRVVDNLTLLRELLLDDTNMSSIRPNSLMNLSSSLTTLSLHSCDLRGKLENNILCLPSIQTLDLGYNFNLEGSLPNTNCNSSSSLKSLDLSRIMFSGELPDSIGSLKSLKHLNLYHCNFTGSIPTSLGSLTQITHLILYFNNFTGPVPTLLWNLTQMTYLDLGSNSFTGLLPLSLLNLPNLSSLFLDNNQFVGPLPSHVSGLNLIKLYLRSNSLNGTLPSWLFSLPSLETLSIYDNEFIGEIGEFKSDSLRYLDLGYNKLHGSIPRSISRLVNLTSLYLSSNKLSTMLEFEMFSKLKNLQYLDLSHNLLSINNVTFTLPNLLELNLSSSNISEFPIFLRTTTNLQSLDLSNNIIYGQVPRWLGDVGRDTLGSLDLSHNFLTSIDKIPWKNLQFVDLRANLLQGPFPTLNFLNLRYFFVSNNSFTGEIPSLICNASSLEVLDLSHNNLSGMIPKCLANFSFLLVLDLRMNNLCGTIPATFAKGNNFKNINFNGNQLEGQLPRSLANCRNLEILDLGNNKINGTFPYWLESLLKLRVLVLRSNRFEGCIGNPKTKFPFPNLRIIDISNNQFNGSLPMKYFKYLKAMTNVDESEVRLNYTRDYYYQESLNVMIKGSYMELVRIQTVLFTTIDFSNNGFIGKMPKTLGRLKSLKGLNFSHNNLIGYIPSSFGNLTNLEWLDLSFNKLSGKIPMQLVELTWLEVLDLSYNQLTGRIPLGKQFNTFDNDSYMENSGLCGFPLSRTCNIETKKPTPSTLQKEDNLEPENGFGWQAVLIGYGCGVIFGTLMGYLMFKFGKPKWIVRMVILEQHIMLRRLKNNAYKRGGRN; this is encoded by the exons atgggtttttgttgtttaactTTCAAGTatcaactcttcttcttcttctgtctaCTCTCCTTGCTCTTTccatcctctttttcttcttccttctcttcaaACCCACAATGCTCTGCTCTACTCCAATTTAgcaactctctttctcttcgcAGATCCGCTTCTCCTCCTTTTGATACGACcgatttatcttcttttttttatgattctGATTATAGATCAAATATGAAAATGTGTGATAATTCGTATCCAAAGACAGCCTCTTGGAAGGAGGATAAGGACTGCTGTAGTTGGGATGGTGTCGAGTGTGACAATGCGACACGCCATGTTATTGGTCTTGACCTTAGTTGCAGTTGGCTTTCTGGCTCCATTCATTCCAACAGTTCCCTCTTCCTTCTTCGCCATCTCAGGTCCTTGAATCTTGCTGGTAATTTCTTCTATCACTCCCTATTTTCATCTGAGTTTGGCAGCTTTAAGACCTTGACTCATCTTAAcctctctctttcctctttttctgGCAAAATCCCATATGAAATCTCCCAGTTGTCTTCGCTTGTTTCACTCGATCTTTCTTACAATTATCCATTAATCATCGAAACACCGGTCTGGAAAAGAGTCGTTGATAACCTAACTCTGTTAAGGGAACTTCTTCTGGATGACACAAATATGTCCTCAATTAGACCTAATTCTTTAATGAATCTGTCCTCCTCTTTGACAACTCTTAGTCTCCATAGCTGTGACTTGCGGGGAAAACTCGAAAATAACATCCTCTGCCTTCCGAGTATACAAACCCTTGATCTAGGGTATAATTTCAATCTTGAGGGTTCTCTTCCAAACACTAATTGCAACAGCAGTAGTTCCCTGAAGTCCTTAGATCTTTCTAGGATAATGTTTTCGGGAGAATTACCTGATTCTATCGGCAGTCTAAAGTCCTTGAAGCATTTGAATCTCTATCATTGCAATTTTACTGGTTCAATTCCAACCTCGCTAGGAAGTCTCACTCAAATTACTCATCTGATtctatatttcaacaattttacTGGGCCAGTTCCAACATTACTTTGGAATCTCACTCAAATGACTTATTTGGATCTGGGATCGAATAGTTTCACCG GTTTGCTGCCATTGTCACTATTGAACTTGCCAAATCTCTCAAGTTTATTCCTTGACAACAATCAATTTGTTGGTCCCCTTCCTAGTCACGTAAGTGGTTTGAATCTAATTAAACTCTATTTAAGGTCAAATTCCCTAAATGGAACACTGCCATCTTGGTTGTTCAGTTTGCCATCTTTGGAGACGTTAAGCATTTATGATAATGAATTTATTGGTGAGATTGGTGAATTCAAGTCCGATTCATTAAGGTATCTTGATTTGGGTTATAATAAGCTACATGGCTCTATACCTAGGTCAATATCTAGACTTGTAAACCTTACTAGTCTATATCTCTCATCAAATAAATTGAGTACTATGTTGGAGTTTGAAATGTTTTCAAAGCTCAAAAATCTCCAATATCTTGATTTATCACATAACTTACTCAGCATCAACAATGTAACTTTTACCTTGCCCAATCTTCTGGAGTTGAACTTGTCTTCTTCCAACATTAGTGAATTCCCAATTTTCTtaagaacaacaacaaatttACAATCCTTAGACCTTTCCAATAACATAATTTATGGTCAAGTTCCAAGATGGTTGGGGGATGTGGGGAGGGATACATTAGGTTCCCTTGATCTTTCTCACAACTTTTTGACAAGTATAGATAAGATTCCTTGGAAGAACTTACAATTTGTTGATCTTCGGGCCAACTTGCTTCAAGGACCATTTCCCACATTAAATTTTCTTAACCTTCGATATTTCTTTGTCTCCAATAACAGCTTTACTGGAGAAATCCCCTCTTTAATTTGTAATGCAAGTTCCCTTGAAGTTCTAGATTTGTCTCATAACAACTTAAGTGGCATGATACCGAAGTGTTTGGCAAATTTTAGTTTCCTCTTAGTGTTGGATTTGCGAATGAATAACCTTTGTGGTACCATCCCAGCCACATTTGCTAAGGGAAATAATTTCAAGAATATTAACTTTAATGGCAATCAGTTAGAAGGGCAATTGCCACGATCTTTAGCAAATTGTAGGAACTTGGAAATTCTTGATCTTGGAAACAATAAGATAAATGGAACCTTCCCTTATTGGTTGGAAAGTCTTCTGAAATTGCGGGTTCTTGTCTTAAGATCAAATAGATTTGAAGGTTGTATAGGTAATCCTAAAACCAAATTTCCTTTTCCAAATTTGCGAATCATAGACATTTCCAACAATCAGTTTAATGGTTCTTTGCCAATgaaatatttcaaatatttgaaagCCATGACAAATGTGGATGAAAGTGAAGTTAGATTGAACTATACAAGAGACTATTATTATCAGGAATCTTTGAATGTGATGATAAAAGGGTCGTATATGGAGTTGGTGAGAATCCAAACTGTCTTGTTCACaactattgatttttcaaacaatggATTCATAGGGAAGATGCCGAAGACACTTGGAAGGCTCAAATCACTCAAGGGGCTCAACTTTTCTCACAATAACCTTATAGGTTATATTCCTTCATCGTTTGGAAATTTGACCAATCTTGAATGGTTAGATCTCTCTTTCAACAAGCTCAGCGGGAAGATTCCCATGCAATTGGTAGAGCTAACGTGGCTTGAAGTTTTAGATCTATCATATAACCAACTTACAGGACGTATACCTTTAGGAAAGCAGTTCAATACATTTGATAATGATTCATACATGGAAAATTCGGGATTATGTGGATTTCCATTGTCAAGAACATGCAACATTGAGACAAAGAAACCAACACCATCGACCTTACAAAAAGAAGACAATTTAGAGCCTGAAAATGGGTTTGGTTGGCAAGCTGTATTGATAGGTTATGGATGTGGAGTGATATTTGGAACATTGATGGGATATCTTATGTTTAAGTTTGGAAAACCAAAGTGGATTGTGAGGATGGTCATATTAGAGCAACATATCATGCTCAGAAGGCTGAAGAATAATGCCTACAAACGTGGTGGAAGAAATTAA
- the LOC126694705 gene encoding uncharacterized protein LOC126694705 — protein sequence MWRDPGTPADSYYQVRPECTDVPKTRFKIKSGKTLSVRKWQAAFTPEGYLDISKTLSRIHRGGVHPSIRGEVWEFLLGCYDPQSTFEEREQIRQRRRMQYARWKEECGQMFPVVGSGRFITAPVITEDGQPIQDPLVLLETNPDKGQALPPDDNGGAIVGGNGLETVKDKKAIQWMLTLHQIGLDVVRTDRTLVFYEKQENLSKLWDILAVYAWIDTDVGYCQGMSDLCSPMIILLEDEADAFWCFERLMRRLRGNFRCTDSSVGVEAQLSNLAAITQVIDPKLHQHLETLGGGDYLFAFRMLMVLFRREFSFGDSLYLWEMMWALEYDPDLFLLYEEPESASEKAEGSKGKAKSRRQCGKYERENMKNGAKNSEAPLPISIFLVASVLKDKSTKLLQEARGLDDVVKILNDITGNLDARKACTGAMKLHKKYLKKAKKT from the exons ATGTGGAGGGACCCTGGAACTCCTGCTGATTCTTACTATCAGGTCCGCCCTGAATGCACCGATGTTCCAAAGACCCGCTTCAAAATCAAG TCTGGTAAAACATTAAGTGTAAGGAAATGGCAGGCTGCATTTACTCCAGAAGGGTATCTGGATATCAGCAAGACTCTAAGTCGAATCCATCGTGGG GGGGTACATCCATCAATTAGAGGAGAAGTATGGGAATTTCTACTTGGTTGTTATGATCCTCAGAGTACATTTGAAGAACGTGAGCAGATACGGCAACGTCGAAG AATGCAATATGCTAGGTGGAAGGAAGAGTGCGGCCAAATGTTTCCTGTAGTTGGAAGTGGTAGATTTATCACAGCGCCCGTAATCACTGAAGATGGTCAGCCCATTCAAGATCCATTAGTGCTTTTAGAAACAAACCCAGACAAGGGACAGGCTTTACCTCCTGATGACAATGGTGGGGCAATTGTTGGAGGCAATGGTTTGGAAACAGTGAAGGATAAGAAAGCAATCCAGTGGATGCTGACTCTGCATCAAATAG GTCTTGATGTGGTTCGGACTGATCGGACATTGGTGTTTTACGAGAAGCAGGAAAACTTGTCAAAACTTTGGGATATTCTTGCTGTTTATGCCTGGATAGATACAGATGTCGGTTATTGTCAAG GAATGAGTGACCTCTGCTCCCCCATGATAATTCTTCTTGAAGATGAAGCAGATGCATTTTGGTGCTTTGAACGGTTGATGCGCAGATTG CGAGGAAATTTCAGATGCACTGATAGCTCTGTTGGAGTGGAGGCACAACTTAGTAATTTGGCTGCAATTACTCAAGTTATAGATCCAAAACTTCATCAGCACTTAG AGACACTAGGTGGAGGTGATTATCTATTTGCTTTTCGGATGCTCATGGTTTTGTTTCGTAGAGAATTCTCTTTCGGTGACTCATTGTACCTTTGGGAG ATGATGTGGGCCCTGGAATACGATCCTGACTTATTCTTATTGTATGAAGAACCTGAGTCAGCTAGTGAAAAAGCTGAGGGATCTAAAGGAAAAGCAAAGTCAAGACGTCAGTGTGGAAAATATGAAAgggaaaatatgaaaaatggaGCAAAGAATTCAGAAGCCCCCCTCCCAATCTCTATTTTCCTTGTTGCTAGTGTCTTAAAAGATAAGAGCACAAAGCTACTGCAAGAAGCTCGGGGCCTGGACGACGTTGTCAAG ATATTGAATGACATTACTGGAAATCTAGATGCCAGAAAAGCTTGCACTGGGGCAATGAAACTTCACAAGAAGTATTTAAAAAAG GCCAAGAAGACATAA
- the LOC126695908 gene encoding COBRA-like protein 10, whose protein sequence is MTKTPGMRIAWHHAKPFYVTLLLVVLFCYTFEVSYGQDYDEDPKTVAPPPEQEDCNGIFLTYTFISREKEYPRVKNVTAQAWSFKSQAIIFNAGVDELKAWKMFVGFQHNEILVTATGAILMDSTDFPAPVGNGTYLVGYPNADLKTAIETAGDETQIQVVVDLTGTQFGVKPPGVPMPKTIRLENDGYKCPAPHRRGASVMYVCCKRDPKYKAKATKKTKFLPRQSGDLSFSYDVLQAFPGNYLAQVTIENSHPLGRLDHWNLTWEWMRGEFIYSMRGAFTHKKDGATCVYGPPAKYYADLDFSQVMNCEKKPTISDLPPYLKNDSKVGKLPFCCRNGTILPEVMDKSKSMSIFQLQVYKLPPDMNRTALNPPQKWAISGVVNPQYKCGPPIRVDPSEFPDPSGLAATTSAVASWQVVCNITRPKVKQARCCVSYSAYYNSSVIPCNTCACGCSESDTCNQNAAAMLLPPEALLVPFVNRTEKAKAWAKIKHKHIPKPMPCPDNCGVSINWHLDTDYRSGWTARITLFNWGESPFEDWYTAIQMKKAFLGFEKAYSFNGTSLPDLNDTIFLQGLKGLNFLMGETNGTKLYDPRVPGKQQTVISFSKKLTPGINVQLGDGFPTRLLFNGEECALPTEIPRPGNSGHQSHVNFLAIIFITAVTFMLMTDHFHI, encoded by the exons ATGACGAAAACACCAGGAATGAGAATTGCATGGCACCATGCAAAGCCCTTTTACGTAACGTTGTTGTTAgttgtgttgttttgttatACATTTGAGGTTTCTTATGGACAAGACTACGACGAAGACCCCAAGACGGTTGCCCCTCCACCCGAGCAAGAAGACTGTAATGGGATCTTTCTCACATACACCTTCATCAGTCGCGAGAAAGAGTATCCGCGCGTGAAGAATGTGACGGCGCAGGCGTGGTCGTTTAAGTCCCAGGCGATAATATTCAATGCCGGGGTCGATGAGCTCAAGGCATGGAAGATGTTCGTTGGGTTTCAACACAATGAGATTTTGGTGACGGCTACCGGAGCCATCCTTATGGACTCGACTGATTTCCCAGCGCCGGTCGGGAACGGGACTTACTTGGTGGGGTACCCAAATGCGGACTTGAAGACGGCAATTGAAACCGCCGGGGATGAGACTCAGATTCAGGTGGTCGTGGATTTAACCGGAACACAGTTCGGGGTGAAGCCGCCGGGGGTTCCAATGCCAAAGACAATTAGGCTTGAAAATGATGGGTATAAGTGTCCTGCACCACATCGTCGTG GGGCTAGTGTGATGTATGTATGCTGTAAAAGAGATCCAAAATACAAGGCTAAAGCTACTAAAAAGACCAAATTCTTGCCTCGTCAGTCTGGTGATCTCTCTTTCTCATATGATGTGCTCCAAGCCTTTCCAGGCAACTATCTTGCCCAAGTGACCATCGAAAACAGCCACCCATTAGGCCGTCTTGATCACTGGAATTTAACCTGGGAGTGGATGAGGGGAGAGTTCATTTACAGCATGAGAGGAGCCTTCACTCACAAAAAGGATGGTGCCACTTGTGTCTATGGCCCTCCTGCCAAATACTATGCAGACCTTGATTTCTCTCAAGTCATGAACTGTGAAAAGAAGCCAACCATTTCTGACCTCCCtccttatttaaaaaatgatagcaAAGTTGGAAAGTTACCTTTTTGCTGCAGAAATGGAACCATCTTGCCCGAAGTAATGGATAAGAGCAAATCAATGTCTATTTTTCAATTGCAAGTCTATAAGCTACCTCCTGACATGAATAGAACTGCTCTGAATCCGCCACAGAAATGGGCTATCAGTGGTGTTGTTAATCCGCAATACAAGTGTGGCCCTCCAATCAGAGTTGATCCATCAGAGTTTCCTGACCCAAGTGGGCTTGCGGCTACCACTAGTGCTGTTGCAAGTTGGCAAGTTGTATGCAACATTACACGTCCCAAGGTTAAGCAAGCTAGATGCTGTGTTTCTTATTCAGCATACTACAATTCTAGTGTCATTCCTTGCAACACTTGTGCTTGTGGTTGTTCTGAATCAGACACTTGCAATCAGAATGCTGCAGCAATGCTTCTTCCACCGGAAGCCCTTCTTGTGCCTTTTGTAAACAGAACGGAGAAAGCAAAAGCCTGGGctaaaatcaaacacaaacacataccAAAACCAATGCCTTGTCCAGACAATTGTGGGGTTAGCATCAATTGGCATCTTGACACTGATTACAGGAGTGGATGGACAGCTCGGATTACACTCTTTAACTGGGGGGAGTCACCTTTCGAGGATTGGTACACTGCAATTCAAATGAAAAAGGCGTTTCTGGGTTTTGAAAAAGCTTACTCCTTCAATGGTACCAGCTTACCAGACCTAAATGATACCATCTTCTTACAAGGGTTAAAGGGTTTGAATTTCTTGATGGGAGAGACAAATGGGACTAAATTGTATGACCCAAGAGTGCCTGGCAAGCAGCAAACAGTTATTTCATTCTCAAAGAAACTCACACCTGGAATCAATGTACAACTTGGTGATGGATTCCCAACAAGACTTCTTTTCAATGGTGAAGAGTGTGCGCTTCCTACAGAAATTCCCCGGCCAGGAAATTCTGGGCACCAATCTCATGTTAATTTCCTGGCAATCATATTCATCACAGCTGTGACTTTTATGCTTATGACGGATCACTTCCATATATGA
- the LOC126694700 gene encoding receptor-like protein 7 isoform X7, with amino-acid sequence MGFCCLTFKYQLFFFFCLLSLLFPSSFSSSFSSNPQCSALLQFSNSLSLRRSASPPFDTTDLSSFFYDSDYRSNMKMCDNSYPKTASWKEDKDCCSWDGVECDNATRHVIGLDLSCSWLSGSIHSNSSLFLLRHLRSLNLAGNFFYHSLFSSEFGSFKTLTHLNLSLSSFSGKIPYEISQLSSLVSLDLSYNYPLIIETPVWKRVVDNLTLLRELLLDDTNMSSIRPNSLMNLSSSLTTLSLHSCDLRGKLENNILCLPSIQTLDLGYNFNLEGSLPNTNCNSSSSLKSLDLSRIMFSGELPDSIGSLKSLKHLNLYHCNFTGSIPTSLGSLTQITYLDLGSNSFTGLLPLSLLNLPNLSSLFLDNNQFVGPLPSHVSGLNLIKLYLRSNSLNGTLPSWLFSLPSLETLSIYDNEFIGEIGEFKSDSLRYLDLGYNKLHGSIPRSISRLVNLTSLYLSSNKLSTMLEFEMFSKLKNLQYLDLSHNLLSINNVTFTLPNLLELNLSSSNISEFPIFLRTTTNLQSLDLSNNIIYGQVPRWLGDVGRDTLGSLDLSHNFLTSIDKIPWKNLQFVDLRANLLQGPFPTLNFLNLRYFFVSNNSFTGEIPSLICNASSLEVLDLSHNNLSGMIPKCLANFSFLLVLDLRMNNLCGTIPATFAKGNNFKNINFNGNQLEGQLPRSLANCRNLEILDLGNNKINGTFPYWLESLLKLRVLVLRSNRFEGCIGNPKTKFPFPNLRIIDISNNQFNGSLPMKYFKYLKAMTNVDESEVRLNYTRDYYYQESLNVMIKGSYMELVRIQTVLFTTIDFSNNGFIGKMPKTLGRLKSLKGLNFSHNNLIGYIPSSFGNLTNLEWLDLSFNKLSGKIPMQLVELTWLEVLDLSYNQLTGRIPLGKQFNTFDNDSYMENSGLCGFPLSRTCNIETKKPTPSTLQKEDNLEPENGFGWQAVLIGYGCGVIFGTLMGYLMFKFGKPKWIVRMVILEQHIMLRRLKNNAYKRGGRN; translated from the exons atgggtttttgttgtttaactTTCAAGTatcaactcttcttcttcttctgtctaCTCTCCTTGCTCTTTccatcctctttttcttcttccttctcttcaaACCCACAATGCTCTGCTCTACTCCAATTTAgcaactctctttctcttcgcAGATCCGCTTCTCCTCCTTTTGATACGACcgatttatcttcttttttttatgattctGATTATAGATCAAATATGAAAATGTGTGATAATTCGTATCCAAAGACAGCCTCTTGGAAGGAGGATAAGGACTGCTGTAGTTGGGATGGTGTCGAGTGTGACAATGCGACACGCCATGTTATTGGTCTTGACCTTAGTTGCAGTTGGCTTTCTGGCTCCATTCATTCCAACAGTTCCCTCTTCCTTCTTCGCCATCTCAGGTCCTTGAATCTTGCTGGTAATTTCTTCTATCACTCCCTATTTTCATCTGAGTTTGGCAGCTTTAAGACCTTGACTCATCTTAAcctctctctttcctctttttctgGCAAAATCCCATATGAAATCTCCCAGTTGTCTTCGCTTGTTTCACTCGATCTTTCTTACAATTATCCATTAATCATCGAAACACCGGTCTGGAAAAGAGTCGTTGATAACCTAACTCTGTTAAGGGAACTTCTTCTGGATGACACAAATATGTCCTCAATTAGACCTAATTCTTTAATGAATCTGTCCTCCTCTTTGACAACTCTTAGTCTCCATAGCTGTGACTTGCGGGGAAAACTCGAAAATAACATCCTCTGCCTTCCGAGTATACAAACCCTTGATCTAGGGTATAATTTCAATCTTGAGGGTTCTCTTCCAAACACTAATTGCAACAGCAGTAGTTCCCTGAAGTCCTTAGATCTTTCTAGGATAATGTTTTCGGGAGAATTACCTGATTCTATCGGCAGTCTAAAGTCCTTGAAGCATTTGAATCTCTATCATTGCAATTTTACTGGTTCAATTCCAACCTCGCTAGGAAGTCTCACTCAAATT ACTTATTTGGATCTGGGATCGAATAGTTTCACCG GTTTGCTGCCATTGTCACTATTGAACTTGCCAAATCTCTCAAGTTTATTCCTTGACAACAATCAATTTGTTGGTCCCCTTCCTAGTCACGTAAGTGGTTTGAATCTAATTAAACTCTATTTAAGGTCAAATTCCCTAAATGGAACACTGCCATCTTGGTTGTTCAGTTTGCCATCTTTGGAGACGTTAAGCATTTATGATAATGAATTTATTGGTGAGATTGGTGAATTCAAGTCCGATTCATTAAGGTATCTTGATTTGGGTTATAATAAGCTACATGGCTCTATACCTAGGTCAATATCTAGACTTGTAAACCTTACTAGTCTATATCTCTCATCAAATAAATTGAGTACTATGTTGGAGTTTGAAATGTTTTCAAAGCTCAAAAATCTCCAATATCTTGATTTATCACATAACTTACTCAGCATCAACAATGTAACTTTTACCTTGCCCAATCTTCTGGAGTTGAACTTGTCTTCTTCCAACATTAGTGAATTCCCAATTTTCTtaagaacaacaacaaatttACAATCCTTAGACCTTTCCAATAACATAATTTATGGTCAAGTTCCAAGATGGTTGGGGGATGTGGGGAGGGATACATTAGGTTCCCTTGATCTTTCTCACAACTTTTTGACAAGTATAGATAAGATTCCTTGGAAGAACTTACAATTTGTTGATCTTCGGGCCAACTTGCTTCAAGGACCATTTCCCACATTAAATTTTCTTAACCTTCGATATTTCTTTGTCTCCAATAACAGCTTTACTGGAGAAATCCCCTCTTTAATTTGTAATGCAAGTTCCCTTGAAGTTCTAGATTTGTCTCATAACAACTTAAGTGGCATGATACCGAAGTGTTTGGCAAATTTTAGTTTCCTCTTAGTGTTGGATTTGCGAATGAATAACCTTTGTGGTACCATCCCAGCCACATTTGCTAAGGGAAATAATTTCAAGAATATTAACTTTAATGGCAATCAGTTAGAAGGGCAATTGCCACGATCTTTAGCAAATTGTAGGAACTTGGAAATTCTTGATCTTGGAAACAATAAGATAAATGGAACCTTCCCTTATTGGTTGGAAAGTCTTCTGAAATTGCGGGTTCTTGTCTTAAGATCAAATAGATTTGAAGGTTGTATAGGTAATCCTAAAACCAAATTTCCTTTTCCAAATTTGCGAATCATAGACATTTCCAACAATCAGTTTAATGGTTCTTTGCCAATgaaatatttcaaatatttgaaagCCATGACAAATGTGGATGAAAGTGAAGTTAGATTGAACTATACAAGAGACTATTATTATCAGGAATCTTTGAATGTGATGATAAAAGGGTCGTATATGGAGTTGGTGAGAATCCAAACTGTCTTGTTCACaactattgatttttcaaacaatggATTCATAGGGAAGATGCCGAAGACACTTGGAAGGCTCAAATCACTCAAGGGGCTCAACTTTTCTCACAATAACCTTATAGGTTATATTCCTTCATCGTTTGGAAATTTGACCAATCTTGAATGGTTAGATCTCTCTTTCAACAAGCTCAGCGGGAAGATTCCCATGCAATTGGTAGAGCTAACGTGGCTTGAAGTTTTAGATCTATCATATAACCAACTTACAGGACGTATACCTTTAGGAAAGCAGTTCAATACATTTGATAATGATTCATACATGGAAAATTCGGGATTATGTGGATTTCCATTGTCAAGAACATGCAACATTGAGACAAAGAAACCAACACCATCGACCTTACAAAAAGAAGACAATTTAGAGCCTGAAAATGGGTTTGGTTGGCAAGCTGTATTGATAGGTTATGGATGTGGAGTGATATTTGGAACATTGATGGGATATCTTATGTTTAAGTTTGGAAAACCAAAGTGGATTGTGAGGATGGTCATATTAGAGCAACATATCATGCTCAGAAGGCTGAAGAATAATGCCTACAAACGTGGTGGAAGAAATTAA